From the genome of Vicia villosa cultivar HV-30 ecotype Madison, WI linkage group LG2, Vvil1.0, whole genome shotgun sequence, one region includes:
- the LOC131652754 gene encoding uncharacterized protein LOC131652754, whose protein sequence is MHLLSISKLLFLLVPVSAVSRETISMIASEAMSSTKVKDWSLLDDLPVFFERQWCLRPTVHSSIRIWSKHISLVVMNLEIVTGCLVLESGTGSGSVTTSFARAVAPK, encoded by the exons ATGCACTTGTTAAGCATATCAAAGCTCTTGTTCCTCTT GGTTCCTGTTTCAGCTGTGTCTCGAGAGACAATCTCCATGATAGCAAGTGAGGCAATGTCGTCGACTAAGGTGAAG GATTGGTCGCTCTTGGACGACCTACCTGTATTCTTCGAGAGGCAGTGGTGTTTACGGCCAACTGTACACAGCTCAATTCGGATATGGTCAAAAC ATATTAGTTTGGTTGTCATGAACTTGGAGATTGTTACTGGTTGCTTGGTTCTTGAATCTGGAACTGGAAGTGGATCCGTAACGACTTCATTTGCAAGAGCAGTTGCACCTAAATGA